From a single Raphanus sativus cultivar WK10039 chromosome 3, ASM80110v3, whole genome shotgun sequence genomic region:
- the LOC108847228 gene encoding CBL-interacting serine/threonine-protein kinase 22, protein MAEEDSSDSIIVNVDGDDNKSALFGKYDIKKHLGSGAFAKVYEAEDLHNKGQSVAIKVVQKKRLKDGLTAHVKREISVMRRLRHPHIVLLSEVLATKTKIYFVMELARGGELFSRVSSNRFTESLSRKYFRQLISAVRYCHARGVFHRDLKPENLLLDERRDLKVSDFGLSAMKEQIKADGMLHTLCGTPAYVAPELLTKKGYDGSKADIWSCGVVLFLLNAGYLPFRDPNISGLYRKIRMAQYRMPEWTSSGLRHLLSRLLEPDPDKRITVEEILKDPWFNHGVDPSEMIGIQADDYDLEESGKNLNAFELIASSSTANLAGLFGNFVTPDHCDQFVSDENPAEIMVKVVGVAKKMNLRIAKKKERAVKLEGPQGVANIVVKIRRLTDELVMVEMKNKQRDVGIVWADELRQKLRRLINQPVNRVPDKP, encoded by the coding sequence ATGGCGGAAGAAGACTCTTCCGACTCCATCATCGTCAACGTCGACGGAGATGACAACAAATCAGCGTTATTCGGCAAGTACGACATCAAGAAGCACCTCGGCAGCGGCGCGTTCGCCAAAGTCTACGAAGCAGAGGATCTCCACAACAAGGGCCAGAGCGTCGCGatcaaagtcgtccagaagaagCGCCTAAAAGACGGTCTCACGGCGCACGTCAAGCGAGAGATCTCCGTAATGCGCCGCCTCCGCCACCCCCACATCGTCCTCCTCTCCGAGGTCCTCGCCACCAAGACCAAGATCTACTTCGTCATGGAGCTGGCCCGGGGCGGCGAGCTCTTCTCCAGAGTCTCCAGCAACCGTTTCACGGAGAGCCTCAGCCGGAAGTATTTCCGCCAGCTGATCTCCGCCGTGAGGTACTGCCACGCGAGGGGGGTCTTCCACCGCGATCTGAAGCCGGAGAATCTCCTCCTCGACGAGAGGCGGGACCTCAAGGTGTCCGACTTCGGTCTCAGCGCGATGAAGGAGCAGATCAAAGCCGACGGGATGCTCCACACGCTATGCGGGACTCCCGCTTACGTGGCGCCCGAGCTTCTCACGAAAAAAGGCTACGACGGATCCAAAGCGGATATATGGTCGTGCGGCGTCGTTTTGTTCCTTCTAAACGCGGGTTACTTGCCGTTTAGAGATCCCAACATCTCCGGGTTGTACAGGAAAATCCGGATGGCGCAGTACAGAATGCCCGAGTGGACTTCTTCGGGTCTTAGACATCTCCTCAGCCGTCTCCTCGAGCCTGATCCGGATAAACGGATCACCGTCGAGGAGATTCTGAAGGATCCGTGGTTCAACCACGGGGTAGATCCGAGTGAGATGATAGGAATCCAAGCAGACGATTACGATCTTGAAGAGAGCGGGAAGAATCTGAACGCCTTCGAGCTGATCGCGTCTTCGTCGACGGCTAACCTCGCGGGTTTGTTCGGGAACTTCGTTACGCCGGATCACTGTGATCAGTTCGTTTCCGATGAGAATCCAGCGGAGATTATGGTTAAAGTTGTGGGGGTTGCGAAGAAGATGAATCTGAGGATCgcgaagaagaaggagagagcgGTGAAGCTGGAAGGGCCGCAGGGGGTGGCTAATATCGTGGTTAAGATTCGGAGGCTGACGGATGAGTTGGTGATGGTGGAGATGAAGAACAAGCAGAGAGACGTTGGGATTGTTTGGGCTGATGAACTTAGGCAAAAGCTACGTCGTTTGATTAACCAACCGGTTAATAGGGTTCCTGACAAACCGTAA